Part of the Pseudomonas baltica genome is shown below.
TCGCCCTGGCTGAAGTGCAAGTCGCCCACCGATAGCCCGGCGCCATTGACGTACACCGGGAAGAACACCTTCGAGCCGCGGGACAGATCCTTGATATCGCAGTTGCCGCCATGCTCGCGCGGCGGCACCGTGCGCGCGCCTTCCAGGGCCGCCTTGTCGCGGGCCTCGCCCTTGAGCTTGCCCATGTGCGCGGTCGGCGCCATCGGCGGGTTGGCCAGCGGCGGCACGCGGGTCGGGTTGGTGTCGATCAGCTCCTGTTCGCGGCGGTTCCATTCAGCGAGCATCACCGGGTCCGGCAGGCAGCCGATCAGCCCAGGGTGGATCAAACCGGCGAACTCTACGCCCGGAATGTGCCGCGAGCTGGTGTACACGCCCTTGAAATCCCAGATGGCCTTCTGCGCCAGCGGAAAGTGGTCGGTCAGGAAACCACCGCCGTTCTGCCGCGAGAAAAACCCGTTGAAGCCCCATTGCGATTCGGCCTTGGGGCCGAGGTCGAGCAGGTCGACCACCAGCAGATCGCCCGGCTCGGCACCGTGCACACCTACAGGACCGGACAGGTAATGCACAGTGGACAGGTCGACATCGCGCACGTCGCTGGCGTCGTCGTTGTTCTTGATCGCCCCGGCGGTCCAGTCGTAAGTTTCGAGGATAAAGTCATCCCCCGGATTGACCCAGCAGGCCATGGGAATGTCCGGGTGCCAGCGGTTGTGCACCTGTTCGTTCTCGGTGACGGGCTGGTCGAGGTCGACTTTGATCAATGTTTCAGTCATGGCATGGCTCCTGAGTGATAAAAAGCGGACCTGTCACACCGACAGGTAACGGCTGATGGTGGCTTCGTCGACGTTGGCGCGGGTTTCCTCGACCACGAAGCGGCCTTTCTCGATGACCAGAAAGCGGTCGGCGATGTCCAGGGTGAACGACAGCACCTGCTCGGAGACCACGATGGTCAGGTCGCGCAGGGTACGAATGTCCTTCAGGGTGCGGGCGATGTCCTTGATGATCGACGGCTGGATGCCCTCGGTGGGCTCATCGAGCAGCAACACCTTGGGATTGGTGGCCAGCGCACGAGCGATCGCCAATTGCTGTTGCTGGCCGCCGGAGAGGTTGCCGCCCTTGCGTCCGCGCATGTCGTAGAGCACCGGGAACAGGTCGTAAAGATCCTGCGGGACCACGCCACGCGCCGACGCCGGCAGGCCGGTCTGGATGTTCTCCAGCACGCTCATGGCCGGGAAGATCATTCGCCCCTGAGGCACATAAGCCATGCCACTGGCGACGCGGGCATGGGTTTCAAGGCCCGACACCTCGACACCATCGACCTGCACCTGGCCGCGCCATTGCGGCAGCACGCCCATCAGGCTCTTGAACAGCGTGGTCTTGCCCATGCCGTTGCGGCCCATGATGGCGACGATTTCCTGCTTGCCGACGTTGAGGTCGAGGTCGTGCAGAATCTGGCTCTGGGCGTAGCCGCAGGACAGTTGCTTGACGTTGAACATGAGCTGCCCCCTGACTTAATGACCTAAATACACTTCGATGACCTTCGGGTTGTTCTGCACCGACTCCATGCTGCCCTCGGCCAGCACCTTGCCCTGATGCAGCACGGTGACCTTGTGGGCGATGCTCTTGACGAACTCCATGTCGTGCTCGATCACCAGCACCGAGCGGCCCTGGCTGATGCGGTTGAGCAGCTCGGCGGTCTGCACCCGCTCGCTCACGCTCATGCCCGCCACCGGCTCGTCGAGCATCAACAGGTCCGGGTCCTGCATCAGCAGCATGCCGATCTCCAGCCACTGCTTCTGGCCGTGGGACAGCAAGCCGGCCTGCTGTTGCAGCAACTCGCTGAGAAAGATCTCGCCCGCCACCTGCTCGACCCGCGCCACCACCTCGCTGGTGCGCTTGAAGAACAGCGCGCCAAGGACCTTGCGCCCGGCCGGATACGACATCTCGAGGTTCTCGAACACCGAGAGGTTTTCGTAGATCGAAGGGTTCTGAAACTTGCGCCCGACCCCAGCGCGGACGATGTCGTACTCGTGCATCCTGGTCAGCTCGCGACCATCGAACTGGATGCTGCCGCTGGTGGCGCGAGTCTTGCCGCAGATCAGATCGAGTACCGTGGTCTTGCCGGCGCCATTGGGGCCGATCACCACCCTTACTTCGTTGCGATCGATATAGAGGTTGAGGTCGTCGACCGCCTTGAAGCCGTCGAACGACACGGTCAGGCCTTCGATGGCCAGCACCGGTTTGTTGCTTTCGAAACCGACTGCCTTCATGGCTGCACCTCCAGGGTTTTCTCGGCGTTCGGGGCCTTGGCCGCAGCGGCCGGCGCGAGCACCTGAGGTGTCTTGGCGTGGCGCCCGCGCCATTTGCGCAACTGGCTGTCCCAGACCCCGGCCAGGCCGTTGGGGAAGTACATGACCACGACGATGAACAAGCCGCCCATCAGGTACAGCCACAGCTCGGGAAAGGATTCTGAGAAGTAGCTCTTGCCGTAGTTGACCAGCAACGCGCCGTACACCGCGCCGAGCAGCGACATGCGCCCACCCACGGCGGCAAAGATGACCATCTCGATGGACGGCACGATGCCCACGAACGACGGCGACATGAAGCCCACCTGCAAGGCGAACATGGCGCCGCCAATGGCCGAGAACGCTGCGGCCACGCAGTACACGAAGACCTTGAAGCTGGCCACGTCATAGCCCGAAAAGCGCACGCGCTCTTCCTTGTCGCGCATGGCCATCAACAACCGGCCCAGCTTGGAGGCGAGGATGAACTTGCCCAGCACGATGCAGCCCAGCAACAGCGCGGCGTTGATGAAGTACAGCGTCAGCTTGGCGGCGTCGCTGGTGATGTCCCAGCCCAGCAGGGTCTTCAGATCGGTGATGCCATTGACCCCACCGGTCAGGCCCTGTTGGCCGACGATCAGCACCGTGAGGATCAACGCAATCGCCTGGGTGACGATCGAGAAGTACACGTCACCGACCCGGCGCTTGAACATCGCCAGGCCGATCACCAGCGCCAGCAGCACCGGCACCACGATCACCGCCACCACCGTGAAGGTGAAGCTGTGAAACGGCACCCACAGCGCCGGCAGTTCGGTGATCTGGTTCCAGTCCATGAAGTCCGGAATGCCCGGCGTGGACTGAATTTTGGTCGCCTCGGGCGTCGACGCCTCCAGCTTGAGGAACATTGCCATGCAGTAACCGCCCAGGCCGAAAAACACGCCCTGGCCGAGGCTGAGAATGCCGCCATAGCCCCAGCACAGCACCAGGCCCACGGCGACGAAAGCGTAGGTCAGGTATTTGCCGACCATGTTCAGCCGAAAGGCATCCAGGCACAGCGGAAACACCAGCAGAATCAGCACCGCCAGGATCAGCAGGCCGAGGGTGCCCTGGCGGCCACCGAGCAATTTGTCGAGCGCATTCATGCAGGGCCTCACTTACGCAACTTGCTGGCGAACAACCCTTGCGGGCGCACCATCAGAATCAACACCACGGCCGACAGGGTCAGCACCTTGGCCATGGAACCGGTCATGAAAAACTCCGAGATCGACTGCGTCTGGGCAATGGCGAAGGCCGAGGCGATGGTGCCGAACAGGCTCGCCGCGCCGCCGAAAACCACGGTCAGGAAGGTGTCGACGATGTACAGCGAACCCGCCGTCGGCCCGGTCGAGCCGATGGTGGTGAACGCCGCACCCGCGACCCCGGCCACCCCGCAGCCGAGGGCGAAAGTCATGCGATCGACCTTCCTGGTGTTGATCCCCACGGCACGGCTCATCACCCGGTTCTGCATGGTGGCGCGCACCTGCAAGCCCCAGCGCGAGCGATACAGCAGCAGGAAAATCAACGCCGTCATCAGCACCGTCAAGACCATGGTGAACACGCCGTTGCGGGGGATATCGATGGCGTCGCTGAGGCTGAACGAGCCCATCAGCCACTCAGGTGGCTCGGCGCTGACTTCGCGGGCGCCGAACACCGAGCGGAACGTCTGCTGCATCATCAACGACAGGCCCCAGGTGGCCAGCAGCGTGTCCAGCGGCCGGTGGTACAGGCGGCTGATCATGATCCACTCCACCAGCCAGCCCACCGCACCGGCCACGATGAACGACAGCGCGATGGCAAAGAAAAAGTAGTACGGCTGCATCGCCGGGAAATACGTGGTGGTCAGGTACGACATCACGTAGGTGGTGTACGCACCGATGGTGAGGAACTCACCGTGGGCCATGTTGATCACGCCCATCTGGCCGAAAATGATCGCCAGCCCCAACGCCATCAACAGCAATACGCAAAACACCGACAGGCCGTTGAAGCCCTGCATGGCGGCGATGGCGCCGAATTGCGATAGCCATTCCATATCTGTGTCTCCGGTGGATCAGTAGCGGCGCTGGCGGGCCTTATGAAGATCTCTTTGTAGGTGCATGGCTTGCCAGCGAAGGCGTCAGTCAGACCGACTTCGCGGGCAAGCCTTGCTCCCACAGGTGTACGGCGATGGACCTACTGACTCTGTAGGAGCATGGCTTGCCAGCGAAGAGGCCAGTGCTGGCGACTTCGCGGGCAAGCCTTGCTCCCACAGGTGTACGGCAATGGACCTGCTGACTCTGTGGGAGCATGGCTTGCCAGCGAAGAGGCCAGTGCTGGCGACTTCGCGGGCAAGCCTTGCTCCCACAGGTGTACGGCGATGGACCTGCTGACTCTGTGGGAGCATGGCTTGCCAGCGAAGAGGCCAGTGCTGGCCGCCGAAAATCAGCGGCCAGACTCAGGCCCTACTGATAGCCCTTGGGAAACGGATTCGGCTCGATCAGCTCCGACTCGTGCACGACCTTGAACTGCCCGTCGGCCTGGACTTCGCCGATGCGCGCCTTGCTCCACAGGTGATGGTTGTCGTGGATCTTCACGTAGCCTTCAGGGGCGTTGGTCATCTCGATGCCAGGGGACGCGGCCACTACCTTGTCGACGTCGAAGCTACCGGCCTTTTCCACCGCCGCTTTCCACAGCCAGGGGCCCAGATAGGCGGCCTGGGTCACGTCGCCGATCACCGAATTGGGCCCGTACTTGGCCTTGAACGCCGCCACGAAGGCCTTGTTGGCGGGGTTGTCGAGGGACTGGAAGTACTTCATCGAGGCATAGAAGCCGACCATGTTCTCGCCGCCGATGCCGAGCAGTTCGTCCTCGGTCACCGACAGCGTCAGCAGGGTCTGTTTGTCCGCCGTTACGCCCGCGGCCTTGAGCTGCTTGTAGAAGGCCACGTTGGAGCCACCGACCACGGCGGCGAACACCACGTCAGGTTTTTTCAGCTTGACCTTGTTGATCAACGAGCCGAACTGAGTGTTGCCCAGCGGGTAGTAGTCTTCGCCCACCACGGTGCCGTGCAGCACGTTTTCGATGTGCTTGCGGGCAATCTTCATCGAGGTGCGCGGCCAGATGTAGTCCGAGCCAATCAGGTAGAAGGTCTTGGCGCCCTTCTCCTTGGCGATCCAGTCGAGGCTGGCGAGGATCTGCTGAGTGGCTTCCTGGCCGGTGTAGATGACGTTCTTCGACTGCTCGAGGCCTTCATAAAAGGTCGGGTAATAGAGCAGGCCGTTCTCTTTTTCGAACACCGGCAGCACCGCCTTGCGCGAGGCCGAGGTCCAGCAGCCGAACACCGTGGCGACCTTGTCGTTGACCAGCAGCTTGCGCGCTTTTTCGGCGAAGGTCGGCCAGTCCGAAGCGCCGTCTTCCTGGATCACCTTGATCTGCCGACCGAGGATGCCGCCCGAGGCGTTGATCTGCTCGATGGCCAGGCGCTCGGCCTGAATCGACCCGGTTTCGGAGATCGCCATGGTGCCGGTGGCCGAGTGCAGTTGGCCGACGGTGACGGTGGTGTCGGTGACCGCCAGCCCCGTGGTGTTGACGTCAGCCGCTTGGGCGAACTGGCCGAATACCGCGGCCGCGATCAGCGACAGGGTCGCTGCGCCTTTGACCAGGCCCGGCGGCAGAAACCGGCGGGTGCCCCTCGTTTTCATCAAGTCCATCTTGCTGCTCCTGTGTGGAAGGGCGTCTGCGTTGTGGCAGCAAGAATGCGGTGGCGGAACTTTTCCCGGTATACGCACCATGACGTAGCGCCGTACGTCATTTGACATAGCGCCAAGCGCCGGGATTTACGGCATTCTCGCGCTCGCATCAGGCACGCGCCCTGCATGCTGATTGCTCGCACCCCGCGCCTCTGGAGCTCAGCCTTGTCCATCCCCGGTACCCAACGCATCGCCAAGATCCGTCGTGACTACAACCGCTGGGTCGCTGACGAGAGCATGGAGGACTACGCCCTGCGCTACGCGCCCTCCTCGTTCCGGCGCTGGAGTGAGGGGCGCATCGTCAACACCGCCTTGAGCTCGGTGTCGTTTCTGGTACTGGAGGCGGTGGGCGGCACCCTGGTAATGGACTATGGCTTCACCAACACCCTGTGGGCGGTGCTGGCGGTGGCGCTGATCATCCTGTTGACCGGCCTGCCGATCAGCTATTACGCAGCCCGCTACGGCGTCGACATGGACCTGCTGACCCGCGGCGCCGGCTTCGGCTACATCGGCTCGACCATCACCTCGCTGATCTACGCCAGCTTCACCTTCCTGTTCTTCGCGCTGGAGGCGGCGATCATGGCGCTGGCCCTGGAGCTGTACTTCCACATCCCGCTGGCCTGGGGCTACGTGTTGTGTTCGGTGATCATCATTCCATTGGCCGCCTATGGCTTCACCCTCATCAGCCGGCTACAGATGTGGTCGCAGCCGTTGTGGCTGGCGTTGCTGATCGTGCCGTACGTATTCGTCATCTACAAAAGCCCGGGCACGCTCAGCGACTTCACCTCATTCGCCGGGCGCCATGGCGAGGCAGGCACCTTCGACCTGCTGCTGTTCGGTGCGGCGTTGAGCGTGGTGCTCTCCCTGGTGACGCAGATCGGCGAGCAGGTCGACTACATTCGCTTTTTGCCGCAGCGCACCGCGCAGAACAACCTGCGCTGGTGGACCGCGCTGCTGCTGGCAGGGCCCGGCTGGATCGTGCCCGGAGCACTGAAGCTGATGGCCGGAGCCTTTCTGGCGTTTTTGGCGATTCAGCATGAAGTGCCGGTGGCCCGCGCCGTCGAGCCTACGCAGATGTACCTGGTGGCCTACAGCTACGTGTTCAACTCGCCGGAATGGGCGCTGGCAGCCATGGCGCTGCTGGTGGTCATCTCTCAGGTCAAGATCAACCTCACCAACGCTTACGCGGGCTCGCTGGCCTGGTCGAACTTCTTCGCGCGCATGACCCACAGCCATCCGGGGCGCGTGGTGTGGCTGGTGTTCAACGTGGTCATCGCGTTGCTGCTGATGGAGATGGGCATCTTCGACGCCATCGGCGAGGTGCTCGGCCTCTACGCTAACATCGCCATTGCCTGGATCGGCGCACTGGTGGCGGATCTGGTGATCAACAAGCCGCTGGGGCTGTCGCCGCCGCACATCGAGTTCAAGCGCGCGCACCTGTACGACGTCAATCCGGTGGGGGTCGGGGCCATGGGCGTGGCCTCCCTGGTGTCGATGCTCGCGCATTTCGGCTGGTTCGGCGCCTTGGCCCAGGCCGCTCCGCCGTTACTGGCGTTGATCACCGCCTTGATCGTGGCGCCGCTGATCGCGTGGGCAACCAAAGGACGCTACTACCTGGCACGGGAAAGCGACCCCGGCCTGCTGTATCCCCTGGGCACTACGGCGACGGTGACCTGCGGCGTGTGCAGCAACCCCTTCGAGCGCCCGGACATGGCCTGGTGCCCGGCGTATGCGTCGCCGATCTGCTCGCTGTGCTGTTCGCTGGAAGTGCGTTGCGGCGACCAGTGCAAACCGCGTTCGCGGCTGTTGATGCAAGTCGAGGATGGCCTGGCGCGGCTGTTGCCCAAGTCCTTCTCGCGCAACCTGCACACCCGCCTGGCCCACTACATGGGCATCCTCGCCGTGCTCATCGCGCTGCTCTCCGGCGCCTTGGCACTGGTGTACACCCAGGTCACCCACAACCTCGCCGAGCACTCCTGGCAAACCCAGCAAACCCTGACCCTGGCCTTCATCAAGGCGTTTCTGGCGCTGTGCGTCTTCGCCGCAGTGCTGGCCTGGTGGGTGGTGCTGACCCGCGAAAGCCGTCACGTGGCCCA
Proteins encoded:
- the fmdA gene encoding formamidase, which gives rise to MTETLIKVDLDQPVTENEQVHNRWHPDIPMACWVNPGDDFILETYDWTAGAIKNNDDASDVRDVDLSTVHYLSGPVGVHGAEPGDLLVVDLLDLGPKAESQWGFNGFFSRQNGGGFLTDHFPLAQKAIWDFKGVYTSSRHIPGVEFAGLIHPGLIGCLPDPVMLAEWNRREQELIDTNPTRVPPLANPPMAPTAHMGKLKGEARDKAALEGARTVPPREHGGNCDIKDLSRGSKVFFPVYVNGAGLSVGDLHFSQGDGEITFCGAIEMAGWVHMKVELIKGGMAKYGIKNPVFKPSPIVPNYNNFLIFEGISVDEQGQQHYLDVNVAYRQACLNAINYLTKFGYSPAQGYALLGSAPVQGHISGIVDIPNACATLWLPTDIFKFDINPNANGPTKFIDGTVDLPIAQDK
- the urtE gene encoding urea ABC transporter ATP-binding subunit UrtE, encoding MFNVKQLSCGYAQSQILHDLDLNVGKQEIVAIMGRNGMGKTTLFKSLMGVLPQWRGQVQVDGVEVSGLETHARVASGMAYVPQGRMIFPAMSVLENIQTGLPASARGVVPQDLYDLFPVLYDMRGRKGGNLSGGQQQQLAIARALATNPKVLLLDEPTEGIQPSIIKDIARTLKDIRTLRDLTIVVSEQVLSFTLDIADRFLVIEKGRFVVEETRANVDEATISRYLSV
- the urtD gene encoding urea ABC transporter ATP-binding protein UrtD; translated protein: MKAVGFESNKPVLAIEGLTVSFDGFKAVDDLNLYIDRNEVRVVIGPNGAGKTTVLDLICGKTRATSGSIQFDGRELTRMHEYDIVRAGVGRKFQNPSIYENLSVFENLEMSYPAGRKVLGALFFKRTSEVVARVEQVAGEIFLSELLQQQAGLLSHGQKQWLEIGMLLMQDPDLLMLDEPVAGMSVSERVQTAELLNRISQGRSVLVIEHDMEFVKSIAHKVTVLHQGKVLAEGSMESVQNNPKVIEVYLGH
- the urtC gene encoding urea ABC transporter permease subunit UrtC, giving the protein MNALDKLLGGRQGTLGLLILAVLILLVFPLCLDAFRLNMVGKYLTYAFVAVGLVLCWGYGGILSLGQGVFFGLGGYCMAMFLKLEASTPEATKIQSTPGIPDFMDWNQITELPALWVPFHSFTFTVVAVIVVPVLLALVIGLAMFKRRVGDVYFSIVTQAIALILTVLIVGQQGLTGGVNGITDLKTLLGWDITSDAAKLTLYFINAALLLGCIVLGKFILASKLGRLLMAMRDKEERVRFSGYDVASFKVFVYCVAAAFSAIGGAMFALQVGFMSPSFVGIVPSIEMVIFAAVGGRMSLLGAVYGALLVNYGKSYFSESFPELWLYLMGGLFIVVVMYFPNGLAGVWDSQLRKWRGRHAKTPQVLAPAAAAKAPNAEKTLEVQP
- the urtB gene encoding urea ABC transporter permease subunit UrtB; protein product: MEWLSQFGAIAAMQGFNGLSVFCVLLLMALGLAIIFGQMGVINMAHGEFLTIGAYTTYVMSYLTTTYFPAMQPYYFFFAIALSFIVAGAVGWLVEWIMISRLYHRPLDTLLATWGLSLMMQQTFRSVFGAREVSAEPPEWLMGSFSLSDAIDIPRNGVFTMVLTVLMTALIFLLLYRSRWGLQVRATMQNRVMSRAVGINTRKVDRMTFALGCGVAGVAGAAFTTIGSTGPTAGSLYIVDTFLTVVFGGAASLFGTIASAFAIAQTQSISEFFMTGSMAKVLTLSAVVLILMVRPQGLFASKLRK
- the urtA gene encoding urea ABC transporter substrate-binding protein, with product MKTRGTRRFLPPGLVKGAATLSLIAAAVFGQFAQAADVNTTGLAVTDTTVTVGQLHSATGTMAISETGSIQAERLAIEQINASGGILGRQIKVIQEDGASDWPTFAEKARKLLVNDKVATVFGCWTSASRKAVLPVFEKENGLLYYPTFYEGLEQSKNVIYTGQEATQQILASLDWIAKEKGAKTFYLIGSDYIWPRTSMKIARKHIENVLHGTVVGEDYYPLGNTQFGSLINKVKLKKPDVVFAAVVGGSNVAFYKQLKAAGVTADKQTLLTLSVTEDELLGIGGENMVGFYASMKYFQSLDNPANKAFVAAFKAKYGPNSVIGDVTQAAYLGPWLWKAAVEKAGSFDVDKVVAASPGIEMTNAPEGYVKIHDNHHLWSKARIGEVQADGQFKVVHESELIEPNPFPKGYQ
- a CDS encoding ATP-binding protein, coding for MSIPGTQRIAKIRRDYNRWVADESMEDYALRYAPSSFRRWSEGRIVNTALSSVSFLVLEAVGGTLVMDYGFTNTLWAVLAVALIILLTGLPISYYAARYGVDMDLLTRGAGFGYIGSTITSLIYASFTFLFFALEAAIMALALELYFHIPLAWGYVLCSVIIIPLAAYGFTLISRLQMWSQPLWLALLIVPYVFVIYKSPGTLSDFTSFAGRHGEAGTFDLLLFGAALSVVLSLVTQIGEQVDYIRFLPQRTAQNNLRWWTALLLAGPGWIVPGALKLMAGAFLAFLAIQHEVPVARAVEPTQMYLVAYSYVFNSPEWALAAMALLVVISQVKINLTNAYAGSLAWSNFFARMTHSHPGRVVWLVFNVVIALLLMEMGIFDAIGEVLGLYANIAIAWIGALVADLVINKPLGLSPPHIEFKRAHLYDVNPVGVGAMGVASLVSMLAHFGWFGALAQAAPPLLALITALIVAPLIAWATKGRYYLARESDPGLLYPLGTTATVTCGVCSNPFERPDMAWCPAYASPICSLCCSLEVRCGDQCKPRSRLLMQVEDGLARLLPKSFSRNLHTRLAHYMGILAVLIALLSGALALVYTQVTHNLAEHSWQTQQTLTLAFIKAFLALCVFAAVLAWWVVLTRESRHVAQEESERQTALLMQEIEAHEQTDLALQRAKEASEAANAAKSRYVTGLSHELRTPLNSILGYTQILQRDASTPPRQQEALATILRNSSHLLSLIDGLLDVAKIEAGKLRLEPSEIAFMDFIRDLERLFAPAAHDKGLGFGLQIIGELPLVVRGDEKRVRQILINLLGNAVNFTDSGEVCLRVSYRRQTATFEIIDSGIGIAEDQLERIFQPFERGEIDRHDNGVGLGLTITRMLTALMGGEISVSSVPGAGTRFQVRLFLSEVRVPKAIIHADHDLIGYAGPPRLVLVVDDHVEHRQVISGMLTPLGFNVVQAANGQEAIRQVSLLKPDLILMDLSMPQMDGWETSRLIRRNVQCLAPIVVVSAHANALADERADHDLGPIDYLAKPVLLQHLLDRIEHHLQLTWLRAAPALAAPVAPHRALARAELALLRELCADGDMIELQEQLASIEQRWPDSATAIARLRTLARGFRLDELNRVLTESINEHSRERL